One window of the Lathamus discolor isolate bLatDis1 chromosome W, bLatDis1.hap1, whole genome shotgun sequence genome contains the following:
- the LOC136004276 gene encoding transcription factor Maf-like, translating into MASELAMSSSDLPTSPLAMEYATEFNLMKFEVKKELVETDRIIIQCGCLIAGGSLSSTPMSMPCSLVPPSPIFSVPSPVSGIDQKTYLEDYYYWMTGYPQQHNPEALGFSPEDAVEALIYSSHHLLPVTFDGYARGQPLAAAAGSSEPAEEMGSAAAVMSAVIAAVAVQGGAPHCHPHHGVSKHPHAAAPGRMPPSSASSAAGGLHHLHQGGGGGLHFHDRFSDEQLVTMSVQELNQQLRGVSKEEVIRLKQKRRTLKNRGYAQSCRFKRVQQRHVLESEKNQLLQQVEHLKQKMSRLVRERDAYKEKYEKLVSSGFREN; encoded by the coding sequence ATGGCATCAGAACTGGCAATGAGCAGCTCCGACCTGCCCACCAGTCCCCTGGCCATGGAATATGCAACTGAGTTCAATTTGATGAAGTTTGAAGTGAAAAAGGAGCTGGTGGAGACTGATCGCATTATCATCCAGTGCGGCTGCTTGATCGCTGGGGGATCGCTCTCTTCCACCCCGATGAGCATGCCTTGCAGCTTGGTGCCCCCGTCCCCCATTTTCTCGGTGCCCAGCCCCGTCTCTGGCATCGACCAGAAGACCTACCTGGAAGACTACTACTACTGGATGACGGGCTACCCACAGCAGCATAACCCGGAGGCGCTGGGCTTCAGCCCCGAGGACGCGGTGGAGGCCCTGATCTATAGCAGCCACCACCTGCTGCCCGTCACCTTCGATGGCTATGCTAGAGGGCAGCCGTTGGCCGCAGCCGCCGGCAGCTCCGAGCCGGCCGAGGAGATGGGCTCGGCGGCAGCCGTGATGTCGGCGGTGATCGCCGCGGTGGCGGTGCAGGGTGGCGCGCCCCACTGCCACCCACACCACGGCGTCAGCAAGCACCCCCACGCCGCGGCGCCGGGCAGAATGCCGCCCTCCTCCGCCTCCTCGGCCGCTGGGGGACTGCATCACCTGCACcaaggcggcggcggcggcctcCACTTCCATGACCGCTTCTCCGACGAGCAGCTGGTGACCATGTCGGTGCAGGAGCTGAACCAGCAGCTGCGGGGCGTCAGCAAGGAAGAGGTGATCCggctgaagcagaaaaggaggaCCCTCAAAAACAGGGGCTATGCCCAGTCCTGCCGCTTCAAGAGGGTCCAGCAGCGGCACGTCTTGGAGTCAGAGAAgaaccagctgctgcagcaagtgGAGCACCTAAAGCAGAAGATGTCCAGGCTGGTTCGGGAGAGGGACGCCTACAAGGAAAAGTACGAGAAGCTGGTCAGCAGTGGCTTCAGAGAAAACTGA